The window GAAGAAGTTACTGTTAAACTATATGGAGCAGTTACATTACAACCTTTGGTATCCGTAGCCACTACTGAGAAAGTATAAACGTTTGGTACAGTTGGCGTACCTGAAATTACACCAGTTGTTGATAAACTTAAACCAGTTGGCAATAAACTTCCTGTTGCCAAAGCGTAAGTATAACCAGGTGTTCCACCTGTAGCTACGTCTAGTTGTTTAGTGTAAGGGAAGCCTGGTGTTGCATTTGTTAATGTTGAACCATTAAAAATTATTTGTGGGTTAACTGTTATAACAACAGGAACCCTTGCAGATTCTGCCGTACAACCCAAGGTTCTGGCAGAAACGTAATATGTTTTATTAGCAGTTAAAGGAGGTGTAGTATAAGTACCATTATAAGCAACAGTTTGCAATGGTGTTCCGCCTTCTGCTGTATCATACCAAATAAGTTCATTTGTACTCGCCGTTGTAGCATTTAAAGCTACAGCACTGTTATAACATGCGGCAATTGCGTTGCTTGCTGGCGAAGTAAAAGTTGGTCTTCCGGCAGAGCGGGTTACACCATAAACGTCAATTGTTTGGGTTAAGTTTGCATTAACGAGTGATGACAGGGTTACCTTCACCCGATCAAAAGGTACACCAGGCGAAAATGGAAGATTAACAATTGATCCATTATTAAGAAGTCCAAGCAATTCCAGACTTAATAAACTTTGATTTATAGCTTGTGTATAAACTTCGGTATTACCATTATAAGCCGTAACCCTAATGTTATTTAAAAGACCGAGGTTTAAAAGTGCCGAAGAAGTTTTGAATCTTAAATTAAAATCATCAGTGGCATTAGAGGGTGTTGAAAAATAAAAATGTTGACTAGCAGTTCCACCTACCGCAAGAACACCTAAACTGATTTGAGAGAAGTTATTTGGATCAGCATCAATTGCCCGTTCACTATTAATTACGCCAGAATTCCCCAAACGCAATGCATCAAGGGTAATTCCTGTTCCTTCAAAACTAGTTACAAACGCTTGTGCGCAAGGATCGGTACCAGAAGTATGGAATGCATAATAAACTTTCGTGTTATTATTTGCGCCTAGTAACAACGCATTGGTATTATCTCTAATAATTACTCGGTCGTAAATCTGGTTTGGTGTAATGGCTACATAAAACTTTCCTAAGCCATCTTTAACTAGGCGAAGGTTGCTATTGGTAAACTGTCCGCTGCTTGAACCATCTGTTACAATTGTACCCGAAGCATTTTTAGCAGCGATATAAAAACTATGGTTTCCTAAAACAACGTTTCCTAAAACATTGGCCAATAACCCACCCAAATTACCGCCCAACAATGCATTTAATAAGTCAGGATCAGAATCTATCCTGATATAGGTGGTGGTATTTGCGGGCACGTTTGTTGGAAACTTTAATTCCAGCTCTCCACTATAAGCTAAAATATTTAATGCAATACCTCCTGATGATTTTACCGTTGCAAATGTATTCTCATCACCTGTGGTCGCATTTGTCGGATTATCAACGGTCGTTACTGAACATGGACCCAAACCAAGCAGACCACAACCAGTAAGACTGGTGGCATTTGCAGATGCAGTTGCCGTAGTTGCATAATTTTTAGTTTGTGAATACGAATTCGAATAAAACAGCGTTAATAATATGATTATTGCAAATGTTTGAACACTGCGCAGCATACCTTTGAGGGAATGAGAGGTTAAGATTTTCATATTTCAAGTATCATATGGGTGATTGCAACTGCCTATCCATTAGGATTACAAGCAGTTTGGATCAAATCTACATTACCAGATATACTCTTTAATATTCATTACTGTTCATTAATATTTCGCTTCGCTCTATTCATTTCGTTCATACTTATTTTTTTTTTAGATTATTTCTTTTACATCGTGAAATTATGATGACATTAGCACTGTTATCTATCTGCACTGTTGATGAACCCTAATGAACTCCTTATAGAACTCAGGAAGTTCGTGCTTATAAAATCTGGGCTGAGAAATATCGACCCTGGACATTGTAAGTTCATTTCTGAGTACGTTTTTCATGATACAAAAAACTATGTTAGTGAAACCACTATTAAAAGGTTTTTTGGATTTGCTAATACCCTACATAAATTTTCTTTATTTACATTAAACAGTTTATCACAGTATATTGGTTATACTGACTGGGATTCTTTTTGTAAGGATAAAGAAAATGAAACTTTCTCTACCCAGAGCGTATGGCAGGATCTTAAGTTAAAAACACAGGTAGTAAATGATGTATCATTAATTACTAAGAGGAATAACTCTGGAGTTCCTTTTAAAGCAACCGCTAATCGTAATTTTTTTTATCCTGATTTTGATTACTTTTTAAAAAATGATTATCAATTTACCACGATAAGTGCCCATCCAGGTCATGGAAAATCGATTTTACTCGCACATTTAGTTGAGAACTTTTTTTACTCAGAAAGTGCTCCATATAAAAACGATATTATATTAATCGTTAGCGCCAACAGCATAAATTCTATAATTCAAAGCGGATCTAACTTAAAAGACTGGTTTTTAAAAGAATTTAAATTTGAAAGTGTAGCAGAGCTAGTAAGTTATTTTAAAAAAAGACCGGATAAACAAGAAGGTAAGTTTGTTTTATTTATTGATGGTGTTGATGAGTATTTATCGAAGGAAAAATATTTTAAAATTTTTACTGAGTTTTTGCATAGTGTTGAAGAAAACAGCTTTTTAAAAATTGTATTAATATTAAGAACAAATACATGGGTGAATCTTCAGCCAGCAATAACAGGTTCTGCCTTTTTAACAAACTCTTGGTATAAAGGAATCTTTTATAATACTGATGCCCATAGTAATGTACCTGCTTTAAGTTTAGAAGAAATTCTTTTTACACTTAGTAATATCGAAGGAAAGCCAATTATTAAAAGCAACCTAAGCCCAACCCTACTTAACCTATTTAAGGTGCCATTTTGGTTACAGGTATATTATAATTTGAAAAGTGAAAATAACTTACTAGAACTTAACAACCCATTATTATGCTATGAATTAACGAGCTTCTTCCTGGAGAAAAAAATATTCTTATCTAAAAAAAGTACTGAAAAAACCTATCTTCTAAAAAAGATAAGTGAATTAATTTTAAATGAAAGTAATAACAAACAAACAGTAGATAAAGAGAAAATTTTCGCCTTTATAAATCTACATCCTGAAGCATATAGTGAACTGTTACTCGATGGCATAATTATCGAGGAAAAAAGATTAAATGCCTCAATCTTAACGGAAGTTATCCGTTTTATCAATACAGATATATATACTTACTTTATTTTTATACAAATTACTGAAAAGTATAATTATAAAACTTCCGCAGACTTTTTTCATTATATCCATTTAAATTTTACGCCTCAAAATCTACTTAGGCATCATTTATTAAACTGGTCGATTAGATTTTGTATCAATAGAAATGAAATAGCACAATTAAAAAACATATTCAAGCTTCCATTTACAAACACAGAGAAAAACGATTCGTTCGATTTCATTTGTAACGTATCAATGTTTGAGTTGAATAAACAAAATTCGCATTTTAACAGGCATACAATTGATATTGAATTTATTGATATTATGGTAATGGGTAGAACCATGAGCAGCCTCTATAAGGATACGATAAAAGCAGTTTCAAACCATGTTTTGAATGATGATGTACAAATTATGCTTCATATTATTGAGTGTAATATTGCGCTAATTGATATAGATAAGGTTGCCTTGGTAAATACGATGCAATCAATGAAAAGAAATTATAAAAAGTTGGGAGAGCTTTTTAGAATTAATCCCTATGATTTGATTTTATATTTCTACAATAACATTATTAATAAATCGACAGAAGGAAAATCGCTAAATGAAAAAGTAGTTAAACTTTGCAGGCAAATAAGCAAAAGTGAACCTAAAAAGAACACAGCGCTTACCACTTTAGAGATGCTTACTTTCGAGCTAATATTATCAACATTATATGCTCAAAAGAATTATGCAGAATGCCATCGCTTTATAATGGCTATTTTAAATGAGTATCCAAGCATTTTTTATATTAGACACGCTGTTTTTGCTCCAATTCTACTTATCCAATTAGGGCAGACATACCTCAAATTGAATTATTTAAAAAAAGCACAACGGATAATTCAATTTTTGGATAAAATTATTAGTAGCGAATACTCCTTTTACACCCAATTCATTATTGTATCTTTTGATATCTTAAAAGCTAACTTCCATAATAGCACTCAGAATTACAAGCAAGCCTTAATAGAAATAAATGAAGGATTAATTTTAGCGATTAAGCAAGAATTTAAGTTGCCTCAAATTTCGCTCATGTTAGTTAAAGTAGAATCCTTAAAACAAAGCGATAATACAGAAGAGGTTTCAAATATAATTAAAGAACTTTTATACTTTCTAAAACTTCATAAAATTTCCATGCCAGAATATACCAACTTAAGCGGTGGTGAATTTGAACAAACCTTTAAAGTACTCAAATCTTTTAAGCAATAAAAAAGGGTTCTGTTAAATCACATTTACAGAACCCTTGTTACATCTTATTGAATTATACTATTTTATTAAATTATATAGTTCATCTAATTTAGGCGACAGCACAATTTCAATCCTTCTATTTTTACTTCTTTCATCGGCCGATGTATTAACACCTAATGGTTGAAATTCTCCCTTTCCAGTTGCCGTCATCCTAACGCTTTCTACCTTCGAATTTTCAGTTAAATAGCGAACAACAGAGGTGGCACGTAAAACGCTTAAGTCCCAATTGTCTTTAATTTGGCCTAGATTATTTATTTTTTGATTATCCGTATGACCTTCAACAGCAATATTTATTTCTGGTTGCTGCTTTAAAATAATAGCCAGCTGTGTTAACGCTTGCTTTCCTTTTTCATCAATAATTATACTTCCCGAAGGAAAAAGCAATTTGTCAGTAAGCGACACATAAACTTTACCGTTTTTGATTTCCACAGTTAGGCCATTTTGTGTAAAGCCTAATAATGCTTTTTGCAGTTTCTCTTTTAACGAATTGGTTGCCTCATCACGTTTACGTAATACTTCCTCAACTTCTTTCAATCGCTTTTCTCTGGCAGCTAAATCTCCAGAAAGTTTAGTGATTTCTGATGAACTATTATTTTTAAGCTTTTTATAATTTGCATCAACATCATAATAATTACTTTGCAAATCTCTAAGCTCGTCGGCCATTAATGCGGTATCTTTTTTAAGTTTTCCAACTTCTTTTTCAAGATTTTCAATTTTAATTAATCCTTCGTTAAAAGCAGTGTATAAAGAATCTTTACTTCCTAAAAGTGCTTTATACTTTTTTGGTGATAACACTACACATGAAGTTAAAGACGAAACGAAAAGGAGAAGGGCAAAAGCTAAATAAGTGTTTTTCATAATATTAATGGTGATAATTTTTTGATGATGGGAAATAGTTAATCGTTTATTTGCTAAATTATGATCATAACATAGACTTTTAACTGACAACTATTAACCATTATTGCTCTATTGCACTTCGTAAAAATACAACTAAGGGATGTACTACTTTAAAATAACTTATCAACTTATTAACCAGATCTGGATTAAAAAATTCCTTATCTTCTAATCTCATAGAAGCCTCAAAACTTTTCAGTTTCAGAAATTCAATATTTGGATCTGCTGGATCATAACCTTTTGGCGCATTTTTTAAAGAGTTGCCAGTTCCTAACTGAAAGTTTTCTCTAAATTCTTTATTGTTAATTACTTCTTTAAATTCGTCAATATTGTAATCAATTTCCTGGCGGATGAGTTTTAAATGCGGCGCCTCAGGCATCCAATAACCACCAGCTATAAAACTTTTACCGGGTTGAATATGAAGGTAATAACCTGGTTCATTTCCGCCTTTTTTAGCTGAAAACCATATTCCAAAATTGTTCTTATAAGGATCTTTATTTTTACTAAAACGTACATCACGGTAAATTCGCATTAGGCTTTTTTTAGGATCGGCCTCTGCAGATAGTAAAGGATCAACTTTCGAAAGCCCCAAAATAAGCTCGCTTACAAGGATTAAAACGTCAGATTTTGCTTCTTCATATCTTGGCTTGTTAATGGCGAACCATTCACGGTTATTGTTTTCGGCAACCTCTTGTATGAATTTAAGGGTTTCTTGTTTTAACATTGAATTAGAATAGGGATGTAATATGCAAATTTTGATTCTGCCTTACTTACTTATCATAATAAGGTTTATACTTTATATTTGGAGAAAGCACATGTAAAAGGATGATTCTTGAGTAGCGATAATTAAATGGCGAAAGAATAAAACAACCCGCAAATATTACGATTAAATAAGTCCAAAAAGTATCATCAACCAATGGACCGAACAGCAAATAGGTTAGAAAACTAGCGAAAAGCATTTCGATAACATTCATAGCATAACTAACATACATTGCTGCATAAAAATAGCCTGGTTCTATTTCTATTCTTTGGGCACAATTACCACAAATTTCTTTGGTATGCTGAATGTTAAAACCATACATACTTCCGGTAAAAACATCTCCTCTTCGGCAATGCGGGCACTTACAATGTACAATTGCATATAACTTTGAGGTTTTGCCCGTCATTTAATTTAAATGGATTTTCTCTTGTTTCATATTGATATGAACATTCTTTTTACGGAACTTTTTATACCAGACAACTCCAACAACAATAGCCATTAAATATGGTACCGCTAACAAATACAATACGCCAGTATTTAATCCTGCTGATATGGTATTTCCATTTTTTACACCCTGTTCTGCATTGATACTGCACATGGCACATTGGGCATTTGCGCTCGGCACTATTGCGAAGATAATTCCCAATAAAAATATAATCAAAAATACTTTCCGTTTCATTACTACAAATATAAGGATTAAACGTATTGAGGGACTTAAAAATTATGTCATAAAAAAAGCTCTCAAAATAAATTTCGAGAGCTTTTAAAAAAGAAAATAATGCTATTGCAATGTACCTGAAAAGGTAAAGTCGCTATGTTCTACACTTTTAAATTGCCCCAAAGTTATGCCTGAAGTAGGATTCGTAAAATAATCCAATGTAAATTGATCTACATTTAGTCTTTGCGTTGTTAACGGTGCCATATCTGCAATAATTAATGCTGCATTACCTGTTGGTGCACCAGGTGTGAATTTATATGCTCCTGCCGCAGTTTTAGTAAATGTATAAGGAAATACGCCAGTAAATCTTGATGCACCTTGATAAATATCAACTGTCAAATTCATTGTTTTTGCAATAGAATTAAAAGCGAATGACATTCTATCTAATCTTAAAGCATAAGGTCCGGCTAGCATTGTTGCCGCTGCTGCAGCTCTTCTAGCTTGAAAATCTGCAGACCAACCTGGATAGCTAGTACCATTTGGAACTATTATCGTTCCATAGTTTACACCAATAAGTAGGTGCAGTGGTAAAATAGGCGTGTTTGATGCTATAACTTCGATACGAACGCCATCTACTGTTGTAAAATAAAGTTTTTTAATAGGATCCCAAGTTAACTCAGAAATCTTTTTTCCTTTATAAAGAAGTGGTTCTTTTAAGATTATACCTGTTAGTGTAAATGCAAATCCGGTTGATGTGGTAGCCACTTCCCCATTATTCTCCCAAATAAGACTAAAAATTTTATTATTGATATCTATACTAATTTGCACTTTAGTTGCATCGCCCAGCAAAACATATAAATTTTTATTGGTAGTAATGTAATTAACTGCATTAAAGATAGAATTATACAAGCCCTTTGAATCATAAGAGGCTTTTTCTGCTTGTGTAGCTTTTACTAAAATCAACTTACTGCGTAGCAATTTACCGGTAAGAAACACAGAATCTCCCACAGCTTTATCAAAGGTAAATTCAAAATCAGAATACACTCCCCATCCCGCAACACCACCAAAAGTATTTGGGTTAGGATCAGCAAGTATATGCATGTAACTATAGGTATCAAAAGATAAGGTTGGATTTTGGAATGCCTTAACTCGGTAGGTACTTTCCATACTATCTGTTGCTGGCGGATAATCTAAATCAGCATACATTGTTACCTTATTTTCCTTATTAAAATTAAGGTAAAATGAATAACCACCACCACCTTCAGGATATAAAAAGGCTTTCCAACCAGAGGCACTTCCTGTTAAGGTATTTGCGTATTTTGTTACCGCTTCAGTAACTCGTTCTTCCGGACGTTGCCCGTCGACTAAGACCTCGTCTTTTTTACATCCTGCAAAAAGGGCTAAAGATAATAGTGAATATAATAATATTTTTTTCATGTTATTTCCTCCTTAAATTAATTCCCCATGGTTCCATAAAAATATGAATTGGCGTTTGTAGATTTATAAAACGCACCTAATGAACCTACAAAGCCGATATCTCCTGGTATAATTTGATTTATCCAATTAATTCTAAATGTACCTGTGGTTAGATAAGTGTTGATAGCTGCAACTCCTGGTCGTAACGTGTTCATATTTGTATAAGTTGTAGTTGTAGGCTGAACTGCGTTTAAAGTTATCGTAGCAACTCCTGTAGTTGCATTTACAGCCATAGTATAATCAGCATCGGCTTGCAGCGCAGCACCAGCAGCATTAGCGTAATTATACCTCACCGTTAACAAACCATTTGTGCCGAAAATTAATTGCATGTTTACTAATTGTCTGCCTGCACCCCCAATAGCTGTTACTGCCGCTTTAGCAGTATTCCATGTCGCTAAAAATTCTGCCGACTGACTTGGATCTACTGATGGGTTTGTTGTTAGCGTTGTATAACCTACGCCTAAGCCCAACATCCTATGTAATACCGGAGGAGATATTTTAAATAACGCCAATTGAACCTCTCTTTGTAGTTGATAAAAATCGATGTTAAAGGCTGTTTTGAAATAATCAACAACAAATTGCTCTTTCTTCTTCAGCTTGATTTGAGCATCTGCAGGTGCAGCAGCAACTATGCCGTTATATTGCACACGCCCCATCATTAACATATTTGATGATTGTTCTGCAAAATCTTCGCCCGGAGATACCCTTGCATACTGTGTTATAAATCCTAAAGAATAAGCTTCAGCAAGTGATCTTTGTGTCCAGTTAGCTTCATAACCGCCACGAGAAACTGTTTGATATTCTGTGGAGAAATCAACTGTTTGATTTAAAATGTGCGTATACTCGTGTTGAATGACCTGGATCATTTGCTTAACCGAAGCAAGACTGGTTTTATCAAAAGAATTGATTACATATAATACTATTTTACGTCCACCTTCTGCTGTGCCCAAAGTAATTGTTCCATTGCTATTGTATTCGGCACTGCCTGCTAAAACAAATTGTTTTGGTGAAATCCTTTTAATAAAATCACCGCCACCGGCTGCCTCATATGGTCTTATCCAAACATCGCGTACCATTTCCATAGCAGGAATAACCTGTTCTACTTTTGGCGGCGTAATGTTTTTACCTGATGGAAGTTCAAAGCGATCAAATCTATATTTAGTTTCAATATTATATGGAGTAAGGAAATTTTGATCCAGCCATAAATCAGTTGAATTTTTATTGGTTATTATATTTTGGTCGATCGCATCTAGATTTGCATTTAGCGTACCTTCCTTTTTACAAGACGCGAGGATTGTTAACATAATTAATGCTACAAGTCCATTGTTAAATGTTTTTTTCATAATAATCATCTATATTATCTTGGATTTTGTGCTATTCCAGACAAAACTACTTGTGAAGGAATTTGAAACAATTTACGAGGATCATCAGCTGTTAAGGTTATGGTTTCAAACGACCCGTTTACCGCAAAAATTTTGTGCTGCACAGGTAATCTATACCTTAAAATATCAAACCACCTTAACCCTTCTTGAGTAAATTCTTTCTTTTTGAAATCTAAAATCGTTGCAATTAAGCCAGCTTTTGGATCAGAGGTGCCATAAAAAGAAGCAATTTTAGCTAATGTAACCGCATGTGTAGTTGCGCTATAATTTAAAATTCTAGTGCTGCAATAAGTATTTAAATCAGCAAGTGCTAAAGCATTTTGTCCGAGAGATGCATAAGCTTCAGCTCGATTAAGTAATGTTTCATCTACTGTAAGCACCGGCACTATTGTGTAAGGATCTCCAATGGTTGCATTCGGACTGGTTTTCACAAAATATTCTTTCCATTTCAACATACTATAATGTGGCTGGCCGTAATATGCTGATTTATAAACCCAACGAGAGCCCGTAACATTGGCTGTAAAAACCTGATCATTGATAACCTGTCCATAGCCGAAACGTGGCGTAAGTGTTCTTGCCCACAACGAAGCTGTTTCAATTAATAACAAGGTAGATGGTTCGGAAGCCTGAGTAAAATAAAGATACATTTCATCCAATGTGTAAGTATTATACCTTGTATTCCATGGCCTCAATATGGTTGCAAACGAATTACTAGGTGACACGGAACTTGCATATTGAACAACTTTGTTATAATCCTTTTTAAACAAAAAGAACCTTGCCGCAAAAGCGTTACCTGCAGCTATATTAAAGTGATATTTTGGAATTTTATAAGCCGTATTTTTTAATAATGGCAATCCTGCTAATAAATCTTTTTCAATATTTGCATAAACAGAAGCTACAGTGCCTCTAGAATATTGCCCAACAACAACTTTTTCTGGAGCCGTTACATATGGAATGCCAGGAGAATCATTGGCCGCTCCTGCGTCATAAGATTTAGCAAAAAGTGTTACCAACATAAAATGTGCATATGCTCTTGCTACTAATGCTTCACCTTTATATGGTAAATATGCCGTTTGATCTGAAGCCTTATCGATAGTCTCTAAAGCTGCATTAGCAGCTGCAATTGCAGTGTAACACGCATTCCAATAGTTAGTTGGCGTATCCTCTGTATAATTGTCGTTATCTTTCCACATGTAAGGAAAAACGATTTCTCTTTCCTCATCTCCAATTCCTGGCCCCTTATCTTCTACATTATCAGATGCTGTTTCTGTAAATGCAATATAATTACCTTCAGGATAAGCACTTGTTAAAAGTTCTGCAACTTTATCTACTGAATTTAATTGTGTCCTTTGATCTGGTGCTTGTTCTAAAAATTTTTTACAACCTGTTGTCGATATGAGCGCTAAAGCAACTATCGATATATATAATTTTTTCATGATATTTTATTTAGAATCCTACCTTTAAAGACAATGTAAACTGACGAGGGATTGGCAATGCCACACCACCAGATCCAAAAAATTCAGGATCTTGTCCATTCAGTTTTTTATCTGAATAAATTAAAAATAAATTGTTTCCTACTGCACTAATGGATGAATTAGTTAAACCAAGCTTCTTTGTATATTTTGACGGAATATTATAGCTTAAAATGATTTGTTTCATTCTTACAAAACCTCCATCAGCAACTCTTTCAGTAGAGTAATTGTAGTTGTTATAAGCATAAACACTTCTAAAATCTATTGCTTCAAGCGCATCTAAAATCGAAGGTACATTTGTTTTTAACTCATCGCCCTGCATTTCCCAACGACTTAAAAAAGCTTTTGGCATTGCATCTAAATCAGAATAACTTGTTTTAAATGCTGGACTTAAACGAACTTTATTTCCAGCCGCAAAAGTTACCAGCGTAGACAATGTGAAATCCTTGTATTTAAAAGTATTAGAATAACCGCCTGTATATTTTGGATCTACCGGACCTTCATATTTCAAATATTTAACAATGTTACTTTGAAGATAAACATCTCCACTTGTAACACCTTCATTATTTATAAATTTAGGAGAGCCATTAAGTGCATCTAAACCTTGAAAATCTATAGAGAATAGTCCTCTTTGTGCATACCCTTCTAAAGCGCCTCCATCTGCACCAATCAAATCAAATATCAACGGCTGATTTTGAAGATTGGTTATTTTATTCTGATTAAATCCGAAAATTAATTGGGTAGACCAATTGAAGTTGGTAGTTTTTAAAACTTTAGCTCCTAAAGCAGCTTCGATACCGCTAGATTTCATATCTGCATAGTTTGCTAACTTAACCGATTCGCCACCGATCCCGCCGTTTCTAAAAGCGCCGATCAAATCAAAACTTTTTCTTTTGTAGGCATCAACCGTTAATGTTAATCTATCAGCAAAAAAACCAAGGTCTAAACCAACGTTTAATTCGTTAAGTTTTTCAAAGGTTAATTCAGAATTTTCTAAACCATCAATGTATAATTTAGTTTCCTTTTCTGGAATATATGGCCTTCTAGTTGCCATACTTCTTAAAACTAGGCTAGAGTTGGTTGCAGATCCCATACTTGCTACTAACCCATAAGTAGCACGCAAAGTTGCACGATTTAATACATTTTTAATTCTGCCATTTTGCATGAAGTTTTCGGTATCAATATTCCAAGCTCCGGAAACGTTCCATGTTGGCAACCACCTGGCTGATGGTGATTCACCTAACAAGTTAGAACCATCATAACGGCCTGTTGCGTTGAAACTGTATTTACCTTTATAGGAATAAGCTGCTCTTAACGAGTAATTTAAATAACGTTCATAACGGTAACCCATACTATAATAATTGAAACCGCCTTCAACATTCGATTTTACAATGTTAGGATCAATAAAAGGAATACCACCTTTATCGTATTGATATCCATATCCATCAAAAACTTTGTTCTGACGATTAATGTAACGCATTTCCTGAGTTGCGAAAACGTTAAATAAATGATCTTCGTTAAAAGTTTTATCAAATTCTAAACTATTACGAGCATAATAATTGGTAATGTTATCATCATTCGTTTTGTAGAAACCACCATAAGGCAATACTGATACGGGTAAAGCATTTGGGTCATCGGGGTCGCTATATAAGAATTTGTTATTGTTTCTTATAGTTGCATCATTTGGACTTATGCCCGCACGATAAGCCTGAGCCATATTGGAGTTTTCAGTAATTTTATGTTCCTGACTGGTTTTAGCGAAGCGATAAGACCCATCAAATGAATACTTTAAGTTTTTTGTGATTTTATACTTCAAGCCACCTTGTACTTTAAAATCAATAAGACCTAACTCTAAA is drawn from Pedobacter mucosus and contains these coding sequences:
- a CDS encoding SusC/RagA family TonB-linked outer membrane protein, which produces MERNFYKRNAGMSLSRMALILCAIFWGVLAKADTQQANAKPERLDSYLKKIEQAYKVSFVYDAAEINKTMIIDVPAILTTITESLDQLKQKNIGYRIVGNQVILKVKEPAKTGTRKDIIVKGRVKDKKDGSTMPGVSVREKGASNAVSTNGQGEFTIVVKEGATLSFASVGYKTFEIAVNGRTSIDVSLDEDANDLKEVNIVSTGYQDINKKLFTGAATSLKASDVKRDGITDVSRMLEGRVAGVSIQNVSGTFGAAPKIRVRGATSISGDNKPLWVVDGIILEDVVNISNEQLSTGDPSTLVGSSVAGLNPDDIESFNILKDAAATAQYGARAMNGVIIITTKKGRNTDGKPLISYTGNFSSYMKPSYSNFDILNSADQMNVYIEMQNKGWLNHSSSSRNANGGVFTKMYNEMYIYDAATNSYALRNDAQSQKQFLQRYADANTDWFDVLFKQSLMQEHSVSVATGTEKAKIYASTSFLQDNGWTIADKVKRFTGNFRGNFEISDKLSFELITQGSIREQNAPGTLGRNGNPVYGTYDRDFDINPFSYALNTSRTLTPYDANGNREFFTQNYAPFNILNELENNTLELGLIDFKVQGGLKYKITKNLKYSFDGSYRFAKTSQEHKITENSNMAQAYRAGISPNDATIRNNNKFLYSDPDDPNALPVSVLPYGGFYKTNDDNITNYYARNSLEFDKTFNEDHLFNVFATQEMRYINRQNKVFDGYGYQYDKGGIPFIDPNIVKSNVEGGFNYYSMGYRYERYLNYSLRAAYSYKGKYSFNATGRYDGSNLLGESPSARWLPTWNVSGAWNIDTENFMQNGRIKNVLNRATLRATYGLVASMGSATNSSLVLRSMATRRPYIPEKETKLYIDGLENSELTFEKLNELNVGLDLGFFADRLTLTVDAYKRKSFDLIGAFRNGGIGGESVKLANYADMKSSGIEAALGAKVLKTTNFNWSTQLIFGFNQNKITNLQNQPLIFDLIGADGGALEGYAQRGLFSIDFQGLDALNGSPKFINNEGVTSGDVYLQSNIVKYLKYEGPVDPKYTGGYSNTFKYKDFTLSTLVTFAAGNKVRLSPAFKTSYSDLDAMPKAFLSRWEMQGDELKTNVPSILDALEAIDFRSVYAYNNYNYSTERVADGGFVRMKQIILSYNIPSKYTKKLGLTNSSISAVGNNLFLIYSDKKLNGQDPEFFGSGGVALPIPRQFTLSLKVGF